A stretch of Sulfitobacter sp. THAF37 DNA encodes these proteins:
- a CDS encoding helix-turn-helix transcriptional regulator, whose translation MPIAVPQTSFQAFSEKLASVIDGQSGADRFIEAVSALYPCEAAFAVLNRPNASPVYLADSYADLSSKAAVQRYVTSTFEINPVHNAIRGGLGGGVYRMADLAPDNWSATTADVIADDAEEISFRTPGWPQGLREVSVLVELEDGMVGEISLARAAASKGIPDADLDALRSVLPLIRSAFLRLASNSINNLPLDQTKSRSLASFGNDILSPREAEIIQMILKGHSSLSISLSLDIALPTVKSHRRNAYAKLGISTQQQLFHAYLKSREPEGEK comes from the coding sequence GTGCCGATAGCCGTGCCGCAGACAAGTTTCCAAGCCTTCAGCGAAAAGCTGGCAAGCGTCATCGATGGCCAATCAGGCGCCGACCGTTTTATCGAGGCCGTATCTGCTTTGTACCCTTGCGAGGCGGCATTTGCCGTGCTGAACCGACCAAATGCATCGCCTGTCTACTTGGCTGACAGCTACGCTGATCTTTCTTCCAAAGCGGCAGTGCAACGCTATGTCACCTCCACTTTTGAAATCAATCCCGTTCATAACGCCATACGGGGTGGTCTCGGCGGCGGCGTTTACCGCATGGCCGACCTCGCCCCTGATAACTGGAGCGCGACTACAGCGGACGTTATTGCGGATGATGCTGAAGAGATAAGCTTCCGAACGCCCGGGTGGCCACAAGGCCTTCGGGAAGTGTCCGTGCTCGTTGAACTAGAAGACGGCATGGTGGGTGAAATAAGCCTTGCCCGCGCCGCTGCATCGAAAGGTATCCCCGATGCGGATTTGGACGCTTTGCGAAGCGTTTTGCCACTGATACGGTCCGCGTTTCTCAGGCTCGCATCGAACTCCATTAATAATCTACCATTGGACCAAACGAAATCACGGTCTTTGGCATCTTTTGGGAACGATATCCTTTCGCCAAGAGAGGCTGAAATCATCCAGATGATCCTGAAAGGGCATTCCAGCCTTTCAATCAGTTTAAGTTTGGACATTGCTCTACCAACAGTAAAATCACATCGCCGTAACGCCTATGCCAAACTTGGCATCAGCACACAGCAGCAGTTGTTCCACGCCTATTTGAAATCGCGTGAACCTGAGGGAGAGAAGTAA
- a CDS encoding ornithine cyclodeaminase family protein has product MANTPITLDRETVSNALGKIDIVEAMRDLFTELGQDRAVQPPQTITEFPQGGDFITYLGALGGAGVFGAKLSPYLPRDGGPIITAWSVLMSMETGQPLALLDAGALTTERTAATTALAVDLLAPNDRPLKLAVIGSGAVAQAHMRHVAGLRDWADVRVYSPSLASVPETQAKWQGLQSGITLADTAKVAVQEADVVMLCTSSGTPVVDVADFASNALVTSISTNVARAHEVDPAFLKTAQVYCDYRATTPNAAGDMVIAQESGWSANDICGDLAELCVASCAKPDADRPVFFRSIGLGLEDIAIGYAVYQHATA; this is encoded by the coding sequence ATGGCAAACACCCCAATTACTCTCGACAGAGAAACCGTTTCTAACGCATTGGGCAAGATCGATATTGTTGAAGCAATGCGAGACCTTTTCACAGAGCTTGGACAAGATCGTGCAGTTCAACCGCCGCAGACCATTACCGAATTTCCCCAAGGCGGTGATTTCATCACATATCTCGGGGCGCTTGGCGGCGCGGGCGTTTTTGGCGCAAAACTGTCACCCTACTTGCCGCGTGACGGCGGCCCCATCATCACCGCGTGGTCGGTTCTGATGTCGATGGAGACGGGCCAACCGCTGGCCTTGCTGGACGCGGGCGCTTTAACGACAGAACGTACCGCCGCGACGACCGCGCTCGCGGTTGATTTGCTCGCGCCAAATGATCGTCCCCTCAAGCTTGCGGTCATTGGTTCAGGTGCTGTGGCACAAGCGCATATGCGTCATGTCGCCGGGCTGCGCGATTGGGCAGATGTGCGTGTGTACTCGCCAAGTTTAGCGAGCGTGCCGGAAACACAGGCAAAATGGCAAGGACTACAATCCGGCATCACCTTAGCCGATACGGCTAAAGTCGCTGTCCAAGAGGCAGATGTCGTCATGCTGTGTACGTCATCGGGTACGCCTGTTGTGGACGTGGCCGATTTTGCCTCAAATGCGCTTGTCACCTCGATCAGCACCAATGTGGCGCGTGCCCATGAAGTTGACCCAGCATTTCTGAAGACCGCACAAGTCTATTGCGACTACCGCGCCACGACACCAAATGCGGCCGGTGACATGGTAATTGCGCAAGAAAGCGGATGGTCTGCGAATGATATCTGCGGCGATCTGGCAGAGCTTTGCGTTGCATCCTGCGCCAAACCTGACGCGGATCGCCCTGTCTTCTTTCGATCCATTGGCCTCGGCCTTGAGGACATCGCGATCGGCTACGCCGTCTATCAACACGCCACAGCGTAA
- a CDS encoding aminotransferase, translated as MHIEPFKVEIWMNEWENHCTYNLAETCVASITIDELLQMSGRNSDDLSALLPMKMTYGAIEGSTRLRTAISTLYADKDIANITVTHGTIAANTLVHKSLVSRGDRVVSIVPTYQQHYSIPASIEADVQILRLRAEDGFLPDLDALRALVTPDTKLIALTNPNNPTGALIERPMLEEIAQIAREVGAYVLCDEVYRGTGQTGDGMTPSIVDVYEKGIATAGMSKAYSLAGLRVGWVVAPAEVTEKVLIHRDYDTISVGMINDHFAAMALENKDKLLARSQKITRDNLAILAEWVAAQPRISWVKPSAGTTAMLKIDVPITSRGFCVDLLQKTGVMMTPGDAFDMEGYVRIGYSNSTDVLRAGLEKLSTYLTELSE; from the coding sequence ATGCATATCGAACCGTTCAAAGTCGAGATCTGGATGAACGAGTGGGAAAACCACTGCACCTATAATCTTGCCGAAACCTGCGTTGCCAGCATCACGATTGATGAGTTGCTGCAAATGTCCGGTCGCAACAGCGATGATCTATCTGCGCTGCTGCCGATGAAAATGACCTACGGTGCGATCGAGGGTTCGACCCGTCTGCGGACTGCGATTTCGACGCTTTACGCTGATAAAGACATTGCCAATATCACTGTCACCCACGGGACCATCGCGGCGAATACGCTGGTGCATAAATCATTGGTGTCGCGCGGGGATCGGGTGGTTTCGATCGTGCCCACGTATCAACAGCATTACTCCATCCCTGCAAGCATCGAGGCAGATGTTCAAATCTTGCGCCTACGCGCCGAGGATGGATTCCTGCCTGATCTTGACGCATTGCGTGCCTTGGTGACGCCTGACACCAAACTGATCGCGCTGACAAACCCCAACAACCCCACCGGCGCGTTGATCGAACGCCCGATGCTTGAAGAGATCGCGCAGATCGCCCGCGAAGTTGGGGCCTATGTTCTTTGTGATGAGGTCTATCGTGGCACAGGGCAAACCGGCGATGGCATGACCCCGTCGATTGTGGACGTCTACGAGAAAGGCATCGCCACGGCCGGTATGTCCAAGGCCTATTCCTTGGCTGGCCTACGCGTCGGCTGGGTCGTGGCACCTGCTGAAGTGACCGAGAAGGTTCTGATCCACCGTGACTACGACACGATTTCTGTCGGGATGATCAACGACCATTTCGCGGCGATGGCCTTGGAAAACAAAGACAAACTATTGGCGCGTAGCCAAAAGATCACCCGCGACAACCTTGCGATCCTTGCGGAATGGGTCGCCGCACAACCGCGCATCTCTTGGGTCAAACCAAGCGCCGGAACGACGGCAATGCTCAAGATTGATGTGCCAATCACGTCGCGAGGGTTCTGCGTCGATCTTTTGCAGAAAACAGGTGTTATGATGACCCCGGGCGATGCCTTCGACATGGAGGGCTACGTGCGCATCGGATATTCCAACAGCACCGATGTTCTGAGGGCGGGTTTAGAAAAGCTAAGCACCTACCTGACTGAACTTTCTGAATAG
- a CDS encoding dihydrodipicolinate synthase family protein has product MYTLPKLCAALVTPLDARGAIDTSTLSQHCAWVLANGCDGAVLFGTTGEGPSFGLTERMRALEGLIADGIAPSALIVGTGCASIEDTAALTKHATDQGCAGTLIHPPFFFRPADDDGVIEFYSGLVDQLGSEVRNIVFYHFPEATGAGIGIRTIRHLLSAYPGVFSGIKDSSGDLSATLEYVTQFPELSVFTGDDNLLWPVLEAGGHGAITATANLLPAELFEISEGWRANSPSARAAQSRMELAWVETLLKLPVTQAVKEVLAHRSRNGNWRTLRPPLRPLSDADQQFLAARGETNFWNFPT; this is encoded by the coding sequence ATGTACACTCTTCCAAAACTCTGCGCGGCTTTGGTGACTCCATTGGATGCGCGCGGGGCCATTGATACAAGCACACTTTCGCAGCATTGCGCATGGGTCCTTGCCAATGGCTGTGATGGTGCGGTCCTGTTCGGAACGACCGGCGAAGGGCCGTCTTTCGGCCTCACAGAACGCATGCGCGCCCTCGAAGGTCTGATCGCTGATGGCATTGCGCCATCAGCTTTGATCGTGGGAACCGGCTGCGCGTCCATCGAAGACACAGCCGCTTTGACCAAACATGCAACGGATCAAGGGTGCGCAGGCACGCTGATCCACCCGCCTTTCTTTTTCAGGCCAGCTGATGATGATGGTGTGATTGAATTCTACTCAGGTTTGGTTGATCAGCTGGGATCTGAAGTCAGGAATATCGTGTTCTACCACTTCCCCGAAGCAACAGGTGCGGGGATCGGTATTCGCACCATCCGGCACCTTTTATCCGCTTATCCCGGCGTGTTCTCAGGTATCAAAGACAGCTCTGGCGACCTATCGGCAACGCTTGAATATGTTACTCAGTTCCCCGAGCTTTCAGTGTTCACCGGGGATGACAACCTGCTCTGGCCGGTTCTTGAAGCTGGTGGGCACGGCGCAATTACGGCCACGGCAAATTTACTTCCGGCTGAACTTTTCGAAATATCTGAGGGTTGGCGAGCTAACTCCCCCAGTGCTCGGGCGGCGCAATCTCGCATGGAATTAGCTTGGGTTGAAACTCTGCTAAAATTGCCGGTTACCCAAGCCGTGAAAGAGGTGCTTGCCCATCGGTCTAGGAATGGAAACTGGCGAACTCTTCGCCCTCCATTGCGCCCATTGTCCGATGCCGACCAGCAGTTTCTGGCCGCGCGAGGAGAAACTAACTTTTGGAATTTCCCCACATAG